In Mesotoga sp. UBA6090, the following are encoded in one genomic region:
- a CDS encoding ABC transporter permease codes for MIGLYSWRKLLSFALISVLVFVALFWIFDTLKDSFFKVVRDNQRQLVTVLAESAPRDKELAEDWITAVNKEFNEADIIYVHGVPGWDELQVFTPNEQLRTFYESNYSSEDFEKALESVYYLENYYSSLEYSFEGKSVSLVLAPLTDETRYGMTGFLVFLMSAEAGENYANLLNIFMLGAFAIFAIIYFISKFFRDPIMGYVIMGLFLMVGIFVAYPLFEAIRLTFLEDGKFSMQTWITILSSRQYLNALWGSVKLGILTASFSTIIGFIFAFVINRTATRGKKFLSTMGLLPVISPPFSLSLSLILLFGSNGLITKQILGLKDFTIYGLGGLTAVQTIGMFPIAFLTLSGVLQAIDSTLEEASLDLNGSRWRTFSKVTFPLAIPGVLSSWLLVFTNSLADFANPLLLAGSYKVLSVEAYIEVTGRNRLGHGAALSILLLMPTLTAFLVQRFWVSKKSYVTVTGKPSSRLSDLVSKPVKFGLMTFIVLFIVFILGLYGTIVAGCFVANWGIDYSFTLKNITEALQRGRDAIIDTFTLSAVATPFAGLIAMMAALVIVRKKFAGKRVLEGLILAPFAIPGTLIGISYVLAFNKPPLILVGTGAIIVINYIIRELPVGVEGGVATLRQIDPAIEEAAQDLGADSTTVFRTIVLPLIRPAFISGMSYTFVRSMTAVSAIIFLISAQWYHMTVLIYNFSESIRFGLASVLSTVLIIIVFGAFGLMRLLVPKNEYMEKNVTLN; via the coding sequence GTGATCGGATTGTATTCCTGGAGAAAACTCTTATCATTCGCGTTAATTAGTGTTTTGGTCTTTGTAGCCCTTTTCTGGATCTTTGATACGCTGAAAGACTCTTTTTTTAAGGTTGTTAGAGACAACCAAAGGCAGCTGGTTACAGTTCTTGCCGAATCGGCACCAAGAGACAAGGAACTGGCCGAGGACTGGATTACCGCAGTAAACAAGGAGTTCAACGAAGCGGATATAATCTATGTTCACGGAGTGCCCGGCTGGGATGAACTGCAGGTCTTCACCCCGAACGAACAGCTGAGAACCTTCTATGAATCGAATTACAGTTCGGAGGACTTCGAAAAGGCGCTTGAAAGCGTCTACTATCTTGAGAACTACTACTCTTCCCTCGAGTATTCATTCGAAGGAAAGAGCGTTTCGCTGGTACTCGCACCACTGACAGATGAAACTCGTTATGGCATGACGGGATTTCTGGTTTTCCTAATGTCTGCGGAGGCTGGAGAGAATTACGCCAACCTGCTGAACATATTTATGCTAGGCGCCTTCGCCATTTTTGCCATTATCTATTTCATTTCGAAATTCTTCAGAGATCCTATCATGGGCTACGTCATCATGGGGCTTTTCCTCATGGTTGGAATCTTCGTAGCCTATCCTCTCTTTGAAGCCATCAGATTGACTTTCCTTGAAGACGGGAAGTTCTCGATGCAGACCTGGATTACGATTCTCTCTTCAAGGCAGTATCTTAACGCGCTCTGGGGAAGCGTGAAGCTCGGTATCCTTACGGCTTCCTTCTCGACGATCATAGGATTCATTTTTGCCTTTGTGATAAACAGGACGGCAACGAGGGGAAAGAAGTTCCTGAGCACTATGGGGCTTCTGCCAGTAATCTCTCCGCCATTCTCCCTGTCGCTATCGCTGATTCTGCTCTTTGGAAGCAACGGACTAATAACAAAGCAAATACTCGGACTGAAGGACTTCACAATATACGGGCTTGGAGGTCTTACAGCCGTACAGACTATCGGCATGTTTCCGATTGCCTTTCTCACTCTCTCGGGCGTCTTGCAGGCCATAGACTCTACTCTGGAGGAGGCCTCTCTTGACCTAAACGGAAGCCGTTGGAGAACCTTCTCGAAGGTCACGTTCCCTCTGGCTATTCCAGGAGTCCTGAGCTCCTGGCTGCTCGTCTTTACGAACTCTCTGGCCGACTTCGCAAATCCCTTGCTTCTCGCCGGATCTTACAAGGTCCTCTCAGTTGAGGCATATATTGAAGTCACCGGAAGAAATAGATTGGGTCACGGAGCTGCCCTTTCTATTCTCCTTCTCATGCCGACACTGACTGCCTTCCTAGTTCAAAGATTCTGGGTGAGCAAGAAGTCGTACGTAACGGTTACCGGAAAGCCCTCTTCAAGACTGAGCGATCTGGTTTCCAAGCCTGTGAAATTTGGCCTCATGACGTTTATCGTTCTTTTCATTGTATTTATCCTCGGACTGTATGGAACGATAGTGGCAGGCTGCTTCGTCGCCAACTGGGGTATAGACTACTCCTTCACTCTGAAAAACATAACGGAAGCGCTGCAGAGAGGAAGGGACGCGATTATAGACACCTTCACCCTTTCGGCAGTCGCCACACCATTCGCCGGACTGATAGCGATGATGGCTGCGCTGGTAATCGTAAGGAAGAAGTTTGCAGGGAAGAGGGTTCTTGAGGGGTTGATTCTCGCACCGTTCGCCATACCGGGGACGCTCATCGGTATCTCATATGTGCTGGCCTTCAACAAGCCTCCGTTGATTCTCGTTGGGACTGGTGCAATTATCGTAATCAACTACATAATAAGGGAACTGCCCGTCGGTGTCGAAGGAGGTGTGGCCACTCTCAGGCAGATAGATCCAGCAATAGAGGAAGCGGCACAAGATCTGGGAGCCGATTCTACAACTGTTTTCCGGACTATCGTCTTGCCTCTGATACGGCCGGCCTTCATTTCCGGGATGTCATACACTTTTGTCCGATCAATGACTGCCGTCAGTGCGATCATATTCCTGATATCCGCTCAGTGGTACCACATGACGGTTCTTATATATAACTTCTCAGAATCGATAAGATTCGGACTGGCTAGCGTTCTTTCCACTGTACTGATTATCATCGTCTTCGGCGCGTTCGGACTGATGAGACTTCTTGTGCCAAAGAACGAGTACATGGAAAAGAACGTAACTCTAAACTGA
- a CDS encoding ABC transporter substrate-binding protein, which yields MRRFLILITVICVAFSVTLLAADSFTVYTTLEELAAKELFDKYEEVTGIRVDWVRLSGGEAEARMEAEKLNPQASIWVGGVGLNHISAKLKGLTTPYFSRAAGNTPKQYKDSEGYWIGLYLGPLAFATHNGRAAELGLEPPKGWFDIIDSKYKGLVRVANPNTSGTAYNLITCMIALFGGDEDLAFQYLKKLDQNIEMYTRSGSAGGKSVAIGEIPFAIGYAHDMVKLKVEGADITITVPEEGTGFEIASMSLIKDGPDPVNAKKLYDWILTEEAQAIIAGWYVIPVSKIAPKHPLSFSMDEIKTVNQNYVWDAENKERLLDRWTEEIGSVVK from the coding sequence ATGAGAAGATTTTTGATTTTGATTACTGTCATCTGTGTAGCCTTCTCTGTAACCCTTCTCGCTGCAGACTCGTTTACTGTTTACACGACTCTTGAAGAGCTTGCAGCAAAAGAGCTGTTCGACAAGTACGAAGAAGTTACCGGTATAAGGGTTGACTGGGTCAGACTTTCCGGTGGAGAGGCAGAAGCTAGAATGGAAGCCGAAAAGCTGAATCCACAAGCCTCAATATGGGTTGGAGGAGTCGGACTGAACCACATCAGCGCAAAGCTGAAGGGTCTAACAACTCCTTATTTCTCCAGAGCCGCCGGAAACACGCCCAAGCAGTACAAGGATTCTGAGGGCTACTGGATAGGTCTTTATCTCGGACCGCTGGCCTTCGCCACTCATAACGGTCGTGCTGCAGAACTCGGACTTGAACCACCCAAGGGCTGGTTCGACATAATCGATTCTAAGTACAAGGGCCTTGTGAGAGTGGCGAATCCAAATACTTCAGGAACGGCCTACAATCTCATCACTTGCATGATTGCTCTCTTTGGTGGTGACGAGGATTTGGCTTTCCAATATCTTAAGAAACTGGATCAGAACATCGAAATGTACACAAGATCCGGTTCCGCTGGTGGAAAGAGTGTTGCAATAGGAGAAATTCCCTTTGCTATAGGCTATGCTCACGATATGGTCAAGCTTAAGGTCGAAGGGGCAGATATCACAATTACTGTTCCTGAGGAAGGAACGGGCTTCGAGATCGCATCCATGTCTCTAATCAAGGATGGACCGGATCCTGTCAATGCTAAAAAGCTGTATGACTGGATTCTGACCGAAGAGGCGCAGGCAATTATCGCAGGTTGGTACGTTATACCAGTCTCAAAGATAGCTCCTAAGCATCCGCTTTCTTTCAGCATGGACGAAATCAAGACTGTTAACCAGAATTACGTCTGGGATGCCGAGAACAAAGAAAGACTGCTCGATCGCTGGACGGAAGAAATCGGCAGCGTGGTAAAATAA
- a CDS encoding iron-containing alcohol dehydrogenase encodes MSPINHYLPIEYENLNDLDARVALAWASTAAGIWETLSGCVANLSLEHPVSGHYKATHGAGLCATGPSRCSNTSVAI; translated from the coding sequence ATGTCGCCCATAAACCATTATCTGCCTATCGAGTATGAAAACCTGAACGACCTGGACGCAAGAGTAGCCCTCGCGTGGGCGAGCACGGCAGCCGGCATATGGGAGACGCTTTCGGGTTGTGTGGCCAACCTTTCGCTGGAGCACCCCGTGAGCGGCCACTACAAAGCGACACATGGCGCCGGACTTTGCGCTACCGGTCCCTCTCGCTGCTCGAATACATCCGTCGCCATATAG
- a CDS encoding iron-containing alcohol dehydrogenase has protein sequence MPAIAIPTTHGTGTEVDPFTVVTNPETNEKIGVGFD, from the coding sequence CTGCCCGCAATAGCGATTCCCACGACCCACGGAACGGGGACCGAGGTCGACCCCTTCACGGTGGTCACCAACCCGGAGACCAATGAGAAGATCGGTGTGGGCTTCGACTAG
- a CDS encoding iron-containing alcohol dehydrogenase: protein MKSIEAFDYFLPTRIIFGCGTIGRVGQHSRRLDRKALIVTERHIAKKTGLLDKVIGLLKEEGITW from the coding sequence ATGAAGAGCATAGAAGCGTTCGATTATTTTCTTCCCACAAGAATAATCTTCGGCTGCGGAACTATCGGCAGGGTAGGACAGCACTCCAGGAGGCTGGACAGAAAAGCGCTCATAGTTACGGAAAGGCACATTGCGAAGAAGACCGGTCTGCTGGATAAAGTAATCGGGCTGTTGAAAGAGGAAGGTATCACCTGGTAG
- a CDS encoding sulfite exporter TauE/SafE family protein: MSSKSSSSKTFSVRGMHCQNCQLFVESKLEEVEGIKRARASLKDSSVEIEFLGEVISIESINEILSGTGYSVAEAKSERPTGRAVKVLIAASLAIVVFFAVEKFAIGGLINVDSSSSLVGFFLFGLVAGISSCAALVGGLILSVSKHWYSLYGSEDSFLQKLQPHLIFHAGRLVFYSLFGFLLGWLGQSLKISLTFSSILVIAVSIVMFIIALQMLGIHTVSLSIPPFLRKALTVDKSRRGRIMPFILGATTFFLPCGFTISAQALALLSGSPLHSSMIMFFFALGTFFPLIAIGASSIKFFAMKTFSEVFTKIAAVLIMFFVIYNVNSQLNVLGLPSLNDLTIGTGEQVSFTPDDSMTVLATAGEKEEIIVNEAAPKETGENIDIEEKVEIQEVVEQPLAIVSSGPEIQVIRTVADARGYAPDYYQVKAGVPVRWEIEDVGTSGCTNAIISRNLFPQRVELTRGNTSVVEFTPQLPGQYKFSCWMGHYTGIIEVVN; the protein is encoded by the coding sequence TTGAGCTCGAAATCCTCTTCATCAAAGACGTTTTCCGTGCGCGGCATGCATTGCCAGAACTGCCAGCTCTTTGTCGAAAGTAAACTTGAGGAAGTTGAAGGCATAAAAAGGGCCAGGGCCTCCCTGAAAGATTCCTCGGTCGAGATTGAATTCTTGGGGGAGGTTATCTCGATCGAAAGTATCAACGAGATCTTGAGCGGAACGGGTTACAGTGTCGCTGAGGCAAAGTCGGAAAGGCCTACCGGAAGAGCAGTCAAGGTACTAATTGCCGCTTCTCTGGCCATCGTCGTCTTTTTCGCCGTGGAGAAATTCGCGATAGGCGGCCTGATAAACGTCGATTCAAGTTCGTCGTTGGTAGGCTTCTTCCTTTTCGGGCTGGTCGCAGGGATATCGAGCTGCGCTGCTCTTGTGGGAGGTCTTATTCTTTCTGTTTCCAAACATTGGTATTCTCTTTACGGTTCTGAGGATTCCTTTCTTCAAAAGCTGCAGCCCCATCTGATTTTTCATGCCGGACGGCTGGTCTTTTATAGCCTTTTTGGATTCTTGCTGGGTTGGCTTGGCCAGAGTCTGAAAATCTCTCTGACCTTTTCTTCGATCCTTGTAATAGCAGTCTCGATCGTGATGTTTATAATTGCACTGCAAATGCTGGGAATCCACACGGTGAGTTTATCGATCCCTCCCTTTTTACGTAAAGCGCTTACAGTAGATAAATCCAGACGTGGACGAATCATGCCCTTCATACTGGGCGCTACAACATTTTTCCTTCCCTGCGGCTTCACGATATCGGCTCAGGCTCTGGCGCTACTATCGGGCTCTCCTTTACATAGCTCGATGATAATGTTCTTTTTCGCGCTTGGCACCTTCTTCCCGCTCATCGCCATCGGGGCCTCATCAATAAAGTTCTTCGCCATGAAGACCTTTTCGGAAGTCTTCACGAAAATAGCGGCGGTTCTGATAATGTTTTTCGTCATCTACAACGTGAACAGTCAGCTTAACGTTCTGGGACTGCCAAGCCTGAACGATCTGACCATCGGGACCGGCGAACAGGTTTCATTTACTCCCGATGATTCGATGACCGTACTGGCAACGGCAGGTGAAAAAGAAGAGATAATTGTGAATGAAGCCGCGCCGAAGGAAACGGGTGAGAACATAGACATCGAAGAAAAAGTTGAAATTCAGGAAGTTGTGGAACAGCCTTTGGCTATTGTCTCGAGTGGACCGGAGATACAGGTTATAAGGACTGTGGCCGACGCTAGAGGTTATGCGCCCGATTATTATCAGGTGAAAGCCGGTGTTCCCGTCAGGTGGGAGATCGAAGATGTCGGCACCAGCGGTTGCACCAACGCTATCATCTCGCGAAACCTCTTTCCCCAACGTGTAGAACTTACCAGGGGGAACACCAGCGTTGTAGAATTCACCCCGCAACTTCCCGGCCAGTATAAATTCAGCTGCTGGATGGGCCACTACACAGGGATTATAGAAGTTGTGAACTGA
- a CDS encoding sterol carrier protein domain-containing protein, producing MMIYGKKERKMVIESLAFIDLAGLYALKRFLLNHRDQIATFEMRKMPPDFPAKLFFHSRWQAGRELKIMDASSRMVRVLDPLPVVSRLMDTSPSESVILKINDRLLPENNVKIAIGNGKAEISEAADDFEIESSDLATLLTGRLSPMRHWRLGKLRVGSWNSVSWGISELPEKVRILESIFPGVITHNAI from the coding sequence ATGATGATATACGGCAAAAAAGAAAGAAAGATGGTGATCGAGAGCTTAGCCTTCATCGATCTTGCCGGCCTCTACGCACTGAAGAGGTTTCTGCTGAATCACAGAGATCAGATCGCAACTTTCGAAATGCGGAAGATGCCGCCCGATTTTCCGGCGAAACTCTTCTTCCATTCGAGATGGCAGGCAGGAAGAGAGCTAAAAATAATGGACGCCTCATCGCGTATGGTAAGAGTCCTCGATCCGCTTCCGGTCGTTTCGAGACTGATGGATACTTCTCCCTCAGAGAGTGTCATTTTGAAGATAAATGATCGATTGCTGCCGGAAAATAACGTGAAAATCGCGATCGGAAACGGGAAGGCAGAGATAAGCGAAGCAGCGGATGATTTCGAGATAGAGAGCTCAGATCTCGCCACTCTCCTTACAGGAAGGCTTTCGCCAATGAGACATTGGAGACTCGGAAAGCTGCGGGTCGGCTCCTGGAATAGCGTCTCGTGGGGAATTTCCGAACTACCCGAGAAAGTTCGAATTCTGGAATCCATATTCCCCGGAGTGATTACGCACAACGCTATCTGA
- a CDS encoding GNAT family N-acetyltransferase, protein MEIRRIDSSYIERIIETFLMSFEYFEPEKSEYFFSDPSLWEYVWGAFDRKRLVAAYISYKYLAKILNRIFEYRYVEAVATLPEYRNGGSRKILLRDI, encoded by the coding sequence ATGGAAATAAGAAGGATCGACAGTTCATACATAGAGCGAATAATCGAGACCTTCTTGATGTCTTTCGAGTATTTCGAACCGGAAAAGAGTGAGTATTTCTTTTCCGACCCTTCCCTCTGGGAATACGTTTGGGGCGCATTCGACCGGAAGAGGCTCGTCGCAGCGTACATAAGCTACAAGTATCTCGCGAAGATCCTGAACAGAATTTTCGAATACAGGTATGTCGAGGCCGTTGCCACCCTTCCCGAGTATCGCAACGGGGGATCAAGGAAAATCCTGCTGAGAGATATTTAG
- a CDS encoding carboxymuconolactone decarboxylase family protein translates to MTQEFYKRFFTIKESYLILFDAMRTMKYMSRTKKNKELTTELIEKVMLTVTEINGCEVCSVFHNKIAEKEGMKKEEIQMLFVTDVEEIPQKDAPAILFSREYANSSGNPSEDSWNSLATYYGESKAKGILGAVRTIMMGNTFGIVWGALVNRLKGKPVKGSSLWYEISMLLSFIFFIPVALVHAPLAGLFNKPIITFQTQEAAA, encoded by the coding sequence TTGACTCAAGAGTTTTATAAGCGCTTCTTCACTATTAAGGAGTCTTACCTAATTCTCTTCGATGCGATGAGAACAATGAAATACATGAGCCGAACAAAGAAAAACAAAGAGCTTACCACCGAGTTGATCGAAAAGGTGATGCTTACCGTAACCGAAATAAACGGCTGCGAGGTCTGTTCAGTATTCCACAACAAGATTGCCGAAAAAGAGGGGATGAAGAAAGAAGAGATCCAGATGCTCTTCGTTACTGACGTTGAAGAGATTCCCCAAAAGGACGCTCCTGCCATCCTGTTCTCGCGAGAATATGCAAACTCTTCGGGAAACCCTTCCGAGGATTCATGGAATTCTCTTGCGACCTACTATGGGGAATCAAAGGCTAAGGGAATACTCGGTGCTGTCCGGACAATCATGATGGGAAATACCTTCGGAATAGTGTGGGGCGCACTCGTTAACCGTCTTAAGGGAAAGCCGGTTAAGGGAAGCAGCCTATGGTATGAAATCAGTATGCTTCTCTCTTTCATCTTCTTCATCCCGGTGGCCCTTGTACACGCCCCGCTTGCCGGTCTTTTCAATAAGCCCATAATAACCTTCCAAACACAAGAGGCTGCTGCTTAG
- a CDS encoding DUF6485 family protein — protein MECEIDKNLEKCNCTYPGCPRKGKCCECIAYHRKNGELPACYFTTEQEKTWDRSVEYFVRVNIKR, from the coding sequence TTGGAATGCGAAATCGACAAAAATCTCGAGAAATGCAACTGTACTTATCCTGGCTGTCCCAGAAAGGGCAAGTGCTGTGAGTGCATAGCTTATCATCGGAAAAACGGAGAACTGCCGGCCTGCTATTTCACAACAGAGCAGGAGAAGACCTGGGATAGAAGCGTTGAATATTTCGTGAGAGTTAACATTAAGAGATGA
- a CDS encoding Thrombospondin type 3 repeat protein: protein MKKVVLITIAVLLIGGMTLAADYGTRQMNRVQDVVACENFVDEDGDGVNDNCPVDGEKVYMNRRGPAGKEVEGRVATRAMQRLQDPTTCENFVDANEDGINDNCPNGGERLVENKSARDGTGYRYGVSSEKGPGRGKGFGKTR from the coding sequence ATGAAGAAAGTAGTTCTGATTACGATAGCGGTTCTTTTGATTGGTGGAATGACTTTGGCCGCAGATTATGGCACAAGGCAGATGAACAGAGTTCAAGATGTGGTGGCATGTGAGAACTTCGTGGACGAAGACGGAGATGGAGTAAACGACAATTGCCCTGTCGATGGCGAAAAGGTCTACATGAACAGAAGAGGACCGGCCGGAAAAGAAGTTGAAGGCCGAGTAGCTACAAGAGCAATGCAGAGGCTTCAGGATCCTACAACCTGTGAGAACTTTGTGGATGCAAACGAAGACGGCATTAACGACAACTGCCCAAATGGTGGCGAAAGATTAGTGGAAAACAAGAGTGCACGGGACGGAACTGGATACAGATACGGTGTTTCTAGCGAAAAAGGTCCCGGACGCGGTAAGGGCTTCGGAAAGACAAGATAA